A single genomic interval of uncultured Pseudodesulfovibrio sp. harbors:
- a CDS encoding small ribosomal subunit Rsm22 family protein: MSIDRLFPNLTDENAAELERFGDILKKVWPLKAKHRDHLKYDIRDMSRGLTSERSERKLDYMGDAKFLSPYLCYFLPWNLYRMSRLFTGLELDIPDGAEIADLGSGPLTAVIALWMSRPHLRDRKLNFTCMDRSPKSMQAGLKLFKAVAGEDTPWRVRTVKAAFTDNIRRKADLIIAANAFNELDWSGRVARPQAEKLTKHLISATKESGRILIIETGVRLTGRIIAEMRAQMLENNFKPIAPCPHVEDCPMPATAKGSPWCHFNFSVKDAPKWLEMLSNEANLEKEGVSLNFLYLSRKGGKDWGAVRTISEPFRLHGGKGQYACSHKGLTLVDYGEKMRPLFPGQTIVPDWPAKLKTDLKSKAVILPYKPKAKAKKK, translated from the coding sequence ATGTCGATTGACCGACTCTTCCCGAACCTCACAGATGAAAATGCTGCCGAACTCGAACGTTTCGGCGACATCCTCAAAAAAGTCTGGCCCCTCAAGGCCAAGCACCGTGACCATCTGAAATATGACATCCGCGACATGTCTCGCGGCCTGACAAGCGAACGCTCCGAGCGCAAGCTCGACTACATGGGCGACGCCAAATTTCTTTCGCCCTATCTCTGCTATTTCCTGCCGTGGAACCTCTACCGCATGTCCCGCCTGTTCACCGGGCTTGAGTTGGACATTCCTGACGGCGCGGAAATCGCGGACCTCGGTTCCGGCCCGCTCACGGCAGTCATCGCCCTGTGGATGTCCCGTCCTCACCTGCGCGACCGCAAGCTCAACTTTACCTGCATGGACCGCTCGCCGAAATCCATGCAGGCAGGTCTCAAATTGTTCAAGGCCGTTGCAGGCGAAGACACCCCGTGGCGCGTCCGAACCGTCAAGGCGGCCTTTACCGACAACATCCGCCGCAAAGCGGACCTCATTATCGCGGCCAACGCCTTCAACGAACTGGACTGGTCCGGTCGTGTAGCCCGTCCGCAGGCGGAAAAACTGACAAAGCACCTCATCAGTGCGACAAAGGAAAGCGGCCGCATCCTGATCATCGAGACCGGCGTGCGCCTGACCGGCCGCATCATTGCTGAAATGCGCGCCCAGATGCTTGAAAACAACTTCAAGCCGATCGCTCCGTGCCCGCATGTGGAAGACTGCCCCATGCCCGCCACGGCAAAAGGCTCTCCATGGTGCCACTTCAACTTTTCCGTCAAGGATGCGCCCAAGTGGCTGGAAATGCTCTCCAACGAGGCAAACCTTGAAAAAGAAGGCGTTTCCCTCAATTTTCTGTATCTTTCCCGCAAGGGCGGCAAGGACTGGGGCGCGGTCCGCACCATATCCGAACCGTTCCGCCTGCACGGCGGCAAAGGGCAGTATGCCTGTTCGCACAAGGGACTGACCCTTGTGGATTACGGCGAAAAGATGCGCCCCCTGTTCCCCGGCCAGACCATCGTTCCGGACTGGCCCGCCAAACTGAAAACCGACCTCAAATCCAAGGCGGTCATCCTGCCTTACAAACCCAAAGCCAAAGCCAAAAAGAAATGA
- a CDS encoding ABC transporter substrate-binding protein → MRTLYTLFLIFLLCTTAHAEQMHDDVGTTFFFEKPYTRIISLYAAHTENLFNLKADDQIIGVSKTEDYPSHALEKPTFGTRDGVEKFLAAKPDLILIRPMQRRGYPKLWAALERNGIRVLALQPNTIDDMYGYWRKLGRLTGREMESERMVEEFKERLVFCRQRLERLPKQERPGVFFESIHRKLSTFSPGSMPIFVMEMAGGRNVAADARPRHDTNIASYGLERLLSKSAQIDVYLAQYGPMNKIEIKRIMNGPAASRIKAVRDRNVFLVDEHIVARPTMRLLTGIEVIHRLLHPTGNH, encoded by the coding sequence ATGCGTACGCTCTACACTCTTTTCCTCATATTCCTGCTCTGCACCACGGCACATGCCGAGCAAATGCACGATGACGTCGGCACCACCTTCTTTTTCGAAAAGCCCTATACCCGCATCATCTCACTCTATGCGGCACATACGGAAAACCTTTTCAATCTCAAGGCGGATGACCAGATCATCGGCGTATCAAAAACCGAAGATTATCCATCCCACGCTCTGGAAAAACCGACATTCGGCACACGGGACGGCGTGGAAAAATTTCTGGCCGCAAAACCGGACCTCATCCTCATCCGCCCGATGCAGCGCCGGGGATATCCGAAATTATGGGCCGCTCTGGAAAGAAACGGCATCCGCGTACTAGCCCTGCAACCGAACACCATCGACGACATGTATGGCTACTGGCGCAAACTGGGCCGACTAACCGGGCGGGAGATGGAATCCGAACGGATGGTGGAAGAATTCAAGGAACGACTGGTTTTTTGTAGGCAGCGCCTTGAACGATTGCCAAAACAGGAAAGGCCCGGAGTCTTCTTCGAGTCCATCCATCGAAAACTTTCCACATTCTCCCCCGGTTCCATGCCGATCTTTGTCATGGAAATGGCCGGAGGGAGGAACGTGGCAGCCGACGCCCGTCCGCGCCACGACACCAACATCGCCTCCTACGGACTGGAACGACTGCTCTCCAAGTCCGCGCAAATTGATGTCTATCTGGCGCAGTACGGTCCCATGAACAAAATCGAAATCAAACGCATCATGAACGGTCCGGCGGCTTCACGCATCAAGGCGGTGCGTGACCGCAATGTTTTCCTCGTGGACGAACACATTGTCGCTCGCCCGACCATGCGCCTGCTGACCGGCATCGAGGTCATCCACAGGCTTCTGCATCCCACCGGCAACCATTAA
- the lipB gene encoding lipoyl(octanoyl) transferase LipB, which produces MNIVDLGLIGYKEAEALQLETLQAVTDGSKENTVYVLEHPKVITLGRQGGAENLHAGEDFLAEQGITLVQTTRGGNITCHFPGQLVAYPIWRVEKRPGGMRKFFHDMEEAVIQTCARFDVETIRRPGHPGVWVDESRKICSMGIGVRHWVTYHGLALNVGRDVSLFEMITLCGIQGARPTSLSAEAGRDISIEEAKNVFAEEFRKAFADSAVAADQTPENR; this is translated from the coding sequence ATGAACATCGTCGATCTCGGGCTGATCGGCTACAAGGAAGCCGAGGCCCTGCAACTGGAAACCCTCCAGGCCGTTACGGACGGAAGCAAAGAGAACACCGTCTACGTCCTTGAGCATCCCAAGGTCATCACGCTCGGGCGTCAGGGCGGAGCCGAAAACCTGCACGCAGGCGAAGACTTCCTCGCCGAACAGGGCATCACGCTTGTCCAGACCACCCGCGGCGGCAACATCACCTGCCATTTCCCCGGCCAGCTCGTTGCCTACCCCATCTGGCGCGTGGAAAAACGCCCCGGCGGAATGAGAAAATTCTTTCACGACATGGAAGAGGCCGTCATCCAGACGTGCGCCCGTTTCGATGTCGAAACCATTCGACGCCCCGGCCATCCCGGCGTGTGGGTGGACGAATCACGTAAAATATGCTCAATGGGCATCGGCGTCCGGCACTGGGTCACCTATCACGGTCTGGCCCTCAACGTAGGCCGCGACGTCAGCCTGTTTGAAATGATTACCCTGTGCGGCATTCAGGGCGCGAGGCCCACATCCCTCAGCGCCGAAGCCGGACGTGACATATCCATCGAGGAAGCAAAAAATGTCTTTGCCGAAGAATTCAGAAAAGCCTTTGCGGATTCCGCCGTGGCTGCGGATCAAACTCCCGAAAACAGGTAA
- the cobI gene encoding precorrin-2 C(20)-methyltransferase: MTQKGILYGIGVGPGDPELLTLKAVRALGEVDVIFAASSTKNDYSTAFEIAQPHLKKDIQVQTLGFPMTKDKDELQKAWQANAQIVSEVLNSGKNAAFLTLGDPLTYSTYGYLQQTLLTLDSTLRLKVIPGITSFHAAAAKIGLVLTESKESLLITSGVADPEKLEAQLDVADNAVILKAYKNFEDIRATLTKLRLDDKTVLVSRVGMEGETILMDIKDAPKTPHYFSLALVKKNRNT, translated from the coding sequence ATGACGCAGAAAGGTATACTGTACGGCATCGGGGTCGGTCCCGGCGATCCCGAACTCCTCACCCTCAAGGCTGTCCGCGCTCTGGGCGAGGTCGATGTCATCTTTGCCGCCTCATCCACAAAAAACGATTATTCCACGGCCTTTGAAATCGCCCAGCCGCACCTCAAAAAGGACATACAGGTGCAGACCCTCGGTTTCCCCATGACCAAGGACAAGGACGAACTCCAAAAAGCATGGCAGGCCAACGCACAGATCGTCTCCGAAGTGCTCAACAGCGGCAAGAATGCAGCATTTCTGACGCTGGGCGACCCACTGACATATTCCACCTATGGATACCTTCAGCAGACTCTCCTTACCCTCGACTCGACCCTTCGCCTCAAGGTCATCCCCGGCATCACCTCCTTTCACGCCGCCGCCGCAAAAATAGGACTGGTGCTCACCGAATCCAAGGAATCGCTCCTCATCACCTCCGGCGTGGCCGATCCCGAAAAACTTGAAGCACAGCTTGACGTGGCGGACAATGCCGTTATCCTGAAGGCGTACAAAAACTTCGAGGATATCCGCGCCACCCTGACCAAGCTCCGGCTCGACGACAAGACCGTGCTCGTCTCCCGCGTGGGAATGGAAGGCGAAACCATCCTCATGGACATCAAGGACGCGCCCAAGACGCCTCATTACTTTTCGCTCGCGCTCGTCAAGAAAAACAGGAACACATGA
- a CDS encoding Hpt domain-containing protein codes for MSDDPMVEEFFSEVNDKYYPQVMEGLEMLESDDVAEGIEILSRPLHTIKGVTGFMAGFEPASHFTHKIEDFLKKVQGGEVESTSENLILLSRGINMIFQVLEQLRDDTVDEEEQEELLALITEASASGQSEETVSGAGVDVETRDDVTIIRVKDPRVHQESQYKPIISAILFIEPGDSILVDLSQVLTFGSTAWGALASMGSTFKVAACNLSSDAKQTLYAWGFDDTITVYPDEDTYFTTQ; via the coding sequence ATGAGCGACGATCCGATGGTTGAGGAGTTCTTCTCCGAGGTCAACGACAAATATTACCCGCAGGTCATGGAAGGGCTCGAAATGCTGGAAAGCGACGACGTCGCAGAAGGCATAGAGATCCTGTCCCGCCCCCTGCACACGATCAAGGGTGTCACGGGATTCATGGCCGGATTCGAACCGGCTTCCCACTTCACGCACAAGATCGAGGACTTCCTGAAAAAAGTTCAGGGCGGAGAGGTTGAATCCACATCCGAAAACCTGATTCTGCTCTCTCGCGGCATCAACATGATATTTCAGGTGCTTGAGCAGCTCCGGGATGATACCGTGGATGAAGAAGAGCAGGAAGAACTCCTTGCCCTCATCACAGAAGCCTCAGCCAGCGGCCAATCCGAAGAAACGGTCAGCGGAGCGGGAGTCGACGTGGAAACCCGTGATGACGTGACCATCATCCGCGTCAAGGACCCCCGTGTTCATCAGGAATCGCAATACAAGCCCATTATTTCAGCGATTCTCTTCATTGAGCCGGGTGACTCCATCCTTGTGGACCTGTCGCAGGTACTCACCTTCGGCTCAACAGCGTGGGGAGCCCTCGCCAGCATGGGCTCCACGTTCAAGGTTGCGGCATGCAACCTCTCTTCCGACGCAAAACAGACACTCTACGCCTGGGGATTTGACGACACTATCACCGTCTACCCGGATGAAGACACCTATTTCACGACTCAGTAA
- a CDS encoding iron ABC transporter permease: MNAASRTHTRAALTIIALALILGGLMVTACGMGYISIPSGDVLVAVLDGIRGAAGSIDPLNQSIVLEVRLPRILTSVSVGFGLAMAGAVFQGLLLNPLADPFTLGVSSGAAFGAAVALLLGLTFFGPTTLCLMAFLGATATLFAVIAMSGRDGELSPVNLILSGVIISAILSAGISFIKYLADERVAAIVFWLMGSFVSRTWTDALLTASVTLACLAICLYYARDLNIMSLGSKSARSLGVETGRVRLILLLTASLTSAVCVSVSGIIGFVGLIIPHLMRMLIGPDNRWLIPASGLGGGLLLLMADTLTRAILPNEVPIGVLTALIGGPIFCWIFTRTRTERRHG; encoded by the coding sequence ATGAACGCCGCTTCCCGAACACATACCCGCGCCGCACTGACGATCATCGCGCTCGCCCTCATTCTGGGCGGGCTGATGGTGACCGCCTGCGGCATGGGGTATATTTCCATCCCATCCGGAGACGTGCTTGTCGCCGTACTGGACGGAATCCGGGGAGCGGCGGGTTCCATCGACCCGCTGAACCAAAGCATAGTGCTTGAGGTACGGCTTCCACGCATCCTCACATCCGTATCCGTCGGCTTCGGCCTCGCCATGGCCGGTGCGGTGTTTCAAGGACTCCTGCTCAACCCGCTGGCAGACCCGTTCACCCTCGGCGTTTCTTCCGGGGCAGCATTTGGCGCGGCAGTCGCCCTCCTGCTCGGCCTGACCTTTTTCGGACCGACCACGCTCTGCCTGATGGCGTTCCTCGGCGCGACAGCCACCCTGTTCGCGGTCATCGCCATGTCAGGCCGGGACGGCGAACTCTCGCCGGTCAACCTCATCCTGTCGGGGGTCATCATCTCGGCCATCCTCTCGGCAGGCATCAGCTTCATCAAATATCTTGCCGACGAACGTGTAGCAGCCATCGTATTCTGGCTCATGGGCAGCTTTGTTTCCCGCACATGGACCGACGCACTGCTCACGGCTTCGGTCACACTTGCCTGCCTTGCAATCTGTCTCTATTACGCCCGCGACCTGAACATCATGAGCCTCGGCTCAAAATCGGCACGCAGCCTCGGCGTGGAAACCGGACGCGTCCGCCTCATCCTACTGCTCACGGCCTCACTGACCAGTGCCGTCTGCGTATCCGTTTCCGGCATCATCGGTTTCGTGGGCCTCATCATCCCGCATCTGATGCGTATGCTCATCGGCCCGGACAACCGCTGGCTGATTCCGGCATCAGGACTCGGCGGTGGCCTGCTGCTGCTCATGGCAGACACCCTGACCCGCGCCATACTGCCCAACGAAGTCCCCATCGGCGTACTCACCGCGCTCATCGGCGGACCGATTTTCTGCTGGATATTCACCCGCACCCGCACGGAGCGCCGCCATGGATAA
- a CDS encoding sirohydrochlorin cobaltochelatase, producing MTVSRLHSTFVALVCAAALLVSLPAFAGHNEEAPAKQAIVLAAFGTSYPEALKSILNIKTRVEKANPGTPVKLAFTSSIIRNIWQERQGDAAWQKANAGVPKDVLYVKSPLATVADLQNSGYKNIAVQSLHVFAGEEFSDLTNMMIGLRSIRALKAKSVPFKQMRLGRPALGMPGDVYPYTDDITVAVKALKADVDEAKKMNAALVYMGHGNDFFSTGIYAEFQSEMQKAYKHPVFVACVEGYPSFDDMLPGLKLAGKKNILLKPFMIVAGDHASNDMAGDEDDAWKVMLTKAGYKVKTDLRGLGMVDAWADIYVKHLKDALAQKHMLP from the coding sequence ATGACTGTTTCCAGACTTCATTCCACCTTTGTCGCGCTCGTCTGTGCTGCGGCTCTTCTCGTCTCGCTGCCCGCTTTTGCAGGGCATAACGAGGAAGCGCCCGCCAAACAGGCCATCGTGCTCGCCGCCTTCGGCACCTCATATCCCGAAGCACTCAAATCCATTCTGAATATCAAGACCAGAGTGGAAAAGGCCAACCCCGGCACCCCGGTCAAACTGGCCTTCACTTCCAGCATCATCCGCAACATCTGGCAGGAACGTCAGGGGGACGCAGCATGGCAGAAGGCCAACGCAGGAGTTCCCAAGGACGTACTTTACGTAAAGAGCCCGCTCGCTACCGTGGCCGACTTGCAGAACTCCGGCTACAAGAACATCGCTGTCCAGTCCCTGCACGTCTTTGCCGGTGAAGAGTTCTCCGACCTCACCAACATGATGATCGGCCTGCGCTCCATCCGCGCCCTCAAGGCCAAGTCCGTGCCGTTCAAGCAGATGCGCCTCGGCCGTCCGGCGCTGGGCATGCCCGGTGACGTCTACCCGTACACCGACGACATCACCGTCGCCGTCAAAGCCCTCAAGGCCGACGTTGACGAAGCAAAGAAGATGAACGCAGCACTGGTCTACATGGGCCACGGCAATGACTTCTTCTCCACCGGCATTTACGCCGAGTTCCAGAGCGAAATGCAGAAGGCCTACAAACACCCGGTCTTCGTGGCCTGTGTGGAAGGCTACCCTTCCTTTGACGACATGCTCCCCGGCCTCAAGCTGGCCGGCAAAAAGAACATCCTTCTGAAGCCCTTCATGATCGTCGCGGGTGACCACGCTTCCAACGACATGGCCGGTGACGAAGACGACGCCTGGAAAGTCATGCTGACCAAAGCAGGCTACAAGGTGAAAACCGATCTGCGCGGCCTCGGCATGGTCGACGCATGGGCCGACATCTATGTCAAGCACCTCAAGGACGCTCTGGCCCAGAAGCACATGCTTCCGTAA
- a CDS encoding chemotaxis protein CheW translates to MVTYAVIAQGGAQNLTQMASSLRELDNVISRLQKEVDAIRLVPLKQIFMPMHRLVKSLSQKIGKKLDFEVTGDDLALDKTIVESLNEPLVHLLRNAVDHGLETTEGRKEAGKKETGKVGLHAWRKGDNAYIQVKDDGRGLDPERILNKAIEKGIAEMGAEYEKEEILQFVLQSGFSTAEKITDVSGRGVGMDAVVNAIRNTLDGDVEIESELGHGAAFTISIPLDRSANEGIVEALVCKVGGDTFIVPSRDVVEIYMPKENEVVELPDGRETVDVRGEVHSLLRLADLLGLEPEVTDIQMAQAIVVRVGEYKAAILVDEVLKQQQVVITGFTVPVEEIFNVPILGYGMMGESDALVIDTEEMLQHFQDRVHMGNSPTLTETSERA, encoded by the coding sequence ATGGTCACCTATGCCGTCATTGCTCAGGGCGGAGCACAAAATCTCACACAGATGGCTTCATCCCTGCGGGAACTCGACAACGTCATCAGCCGCCTCCAGAAGGAAGTGGACGCCATTCGGCTTGTCCCCCTCAAGCAGATATTCATGCCCATGCATCGATTGGTCAAAAGCCTCAGCCAGAAAATCGGCAAGAAGCTTGATTTCGAAGTTACAGGCGATGATCTCGCGCTCGACAAAACCATCGTGGAAAGCCTCAACGAACCGCTGGTTCACTTGCTCAGAAACGCGGTGGACCACGGACTGGAAACCACGGAAGGCCGCAAGGAAGCCGGGAAAAAGGAAACCGGAAAAGTCGGTCTGCACGCATGGCGCAAAGGCGACAATGCCTATATTCAGGTCAAGGACGACGGCCGGGGCCTCGACCCGGAGAGAATCCTGAACAAGGCCATAGAAAAAGGAATAGCCGAAATGGGGGCCGAATACGAAAAAGAGGAAATCCTCCAATTCGTCCTTCAGTCCGGTTTCTCCACAGCGGAAAAAATCACTGACGTTTCGGGACGCGGGGTCGGAATGGACGCAGTCGTCAACGCCATCCGCAACACGCTTGACGGCGATGTCGAAATCGAAAGCGAACTCGGCCACGGCGCGGCATTCACCATCTCCATCCCGCTGGACCGCTCGGCCAACGAAGGCATTGTCGAAGCATTGGTCTGCAAGGTCGGCGGCGACACGTTCATCGTACCGAGCCGTGACGTGGTGGAAATCTACATGCCCAAGGAAAACGAAGTGGTGGAACTGCCGGATGGCCGCGAGACCGTGGACGTCCGAGGCGAAGTCCATTCCCTGCTGCGACTTGCCGACCTGCTCGGACTGGAGCCGGAGGTAACCGACATTCAGATGGCGCAGGCCATCGTGGTCCGCGTAGGCGAATACAAAGCCGCCATTCTCGTGGATGAAGTCCTCAAACAGCAACAGGTGGTCATAACCGGCTTTACTGTCCCGGTGGAAGAAATCTTCAATGTGCCCATTCTCGGCTACGGCATGATGGGCGAATCCGACGCACTGGTTATCGACACCGAAGAAATGCTTCAACATTTCCAAGACCGCGTCCATATGGGAAACAGTCCGACCTTGACAGAAACATCGGAGCGCGCATAA
- a CDS encoding ASKHA domain-containing protein, producing the protein MSILVHTHDGAALTLEPNPGDTLAHTIFLSGIWHDVALCSGLGKCGLCKVRYISDAPAPNRDELKKLGQDALNTGWRLACLHSSETCEIEVPKPIRSQRMLRLRGTDVGDYTLAVDLGTTSIHSSILINGKQKAATQELNPQAGMGSEVMSRLAAASTVEGRATLKSLVKKQLVDLCKATAINVHGKCMGLAVSGNPAMIYLLLGMKPEDIATAPYELSYTGGTDEFIAPSLPPAYIPPLLAPFVGADISAGLTAIEYGGQSKYPFLLADLGTNGEFILALSPEKRLCASVPMGPALEGVGLSFGRTAGPGTITSFGLTPSGLVPHNFEGTTDEPTGMTGTGYLSLVSILRTHGVLDESGHFGQGNTPLAAKLAHNVTTITDEPAFRLNNGLYLPASDIEEIMKVKAAFNLAMSALLEEAGITPSQLTAIHIAGALGEHVSLNDLEVLGFLPPGTRTKAVKAGNTSLKGTELILTDPGARAFVETLPDTITALDLTEDETFGDRYLARMRFTYVD; encoded by the coding sequence GTGAGCATACTCGTCCACACACATGACGGTGCCGCACTCACTCTGGAGCCCAATCCAGGCGACACGCTGGCCCATACCATTTTCCTGAGCGGAATCTGGCACGACGTCGCCCTGTGCTCCGGTCTCGGTAAATGCGGGCTGTGCAAAGTCAGATATATTTCAGACGCCCCGGCACCCAACCGCGACGAATTGAAGAAACTCGGGCAGGACGCCCTCAACACCGGTTGGAGACTCGCCTGTCTTCACTCGTCCGAAACATGCGAAATAGAAGTCCCCAAACCTATTCGCAGCCAGAGAATGCTGCGGCTGCGCGGCACGGATGTCGGTGACTACACACTCGCGGTGGACCTCGGAACCACTTCAATACACAGTTCGATTCTCATCAACGGAAAACAAAAGGCCGCCACACAGGAACTCAATCCTCAAGCTGGAATGGGCAGCGAAGTCATGTCCCGTCTTGCTGCGGCCTCCACGGTCGAGGGACGCGCCACTCTCAAGTCCCTCGTGAAGAAACAGCTTGTCGACCTCTGCAAAGCCACTGCAATCAACGTCCACGGCAAATGCATGGGCCTCGCTGTGTCAGGCAACCCCGCCATGATCTACCTGCTGCTCGGCATGAAACCTGAAGACATTGCCACAGCTCCCTACGAACTTTCCTATACCGGCGGCACCGATGAATTCATCGCCCCTTCCCTGCCGCCCGCCTACATTCCGCCCCTGCTCGCTCCGTTCGTCGGCGCGGACATCAGCGCAGGGCTGACTGCCATCGAGTATGGCGGGCAATCGAAATATCCATTCCTGCTCGCCGACCTCGGGACCAACGGGGAATTCATTCTCGCCCTGTCACCTGAAAAACGGCTTTGTGCGAGCGTCCCCATGGGGCCGGCTCTTGAGGGCGTGGGCCTCTCCTTCGGACGAACCGCCGGACCGGGAACCATCACCAGCTTCGGGCTGACTCCCTCAGGCCTTGTTCCACACAATTTCGAAGGCACCACGGATGAACCGACCGGCATGACCGGCACTGGATATCTGTCGCTCGTTTCCATCCTTCGCACCCACGGCGTACTTGACGAATCCGGCCACTTCGGGCAGGGAAACACCCCACTCGCCGCAAAACTGGCCCACAATGTGACGACCATCACGGATGAGCCTGCTTTCAGACTGAATAACGGGTTGTATCTCCCGGCCTCGGACATCGAGGAAATCATGAAAGTCAAGGCAGCCTTCAACCTCGCCATGTCCGCCCTGCTGGAAGAAGCAGGCATCACCCCGTCACAGCTCACAGCCATTCACATCGCGGGAGCGCTGGGCGAGCATGTCAGCCTGAACGACTTGGAAGTCCTCGGTTTCCTGCCTCCCGGTACAAGAACCAAGGCAGTCAAAGCGGGCAATACGTCACTCAAGGGCACGGAACTTATTTTAACCGATCCCGGTGCGCGCGCTTTTGTCGAGACGCTGCCGGACACCATAACCGCGCTGGACCTCACCGAAGATGAAACCTTTGGCGACAGGTACCTTGCAAGGATGCGATTCACCTATGTCGATTGA
- a CDS encoding ABC transporter ATP-binding protein — protein sequence MDNVTYDIRDLRFGYGKTDTLRGLDITFKPGTLHAIIGPNGSGKSTLLDLMAGHHAHAGEILLNDRPVRSHTASQFARLAAMVPQQFDFNFPFTVFDAVLMGRHPHIPRFNRPSETDIDMVRSALKCMDLAALANRTLAELSGGERQRTVFARALAQNTPALLLDEPTSSMDIRHALSAMSELRELARTGRTVIAVLHDLNLAASYSDRIIILKEGQVHAAGQPADVLTPETIQAVFGVAATISRQPESGTLSISYKTEDSL from the coding sequence ATGGATAACGTCACCTACGACATCCGTGACCTGCGCTTCGGCTATGGAAAAACCGACACCCTGCGCGGCCTGGACATCACATTCAAGCCGGGGACGCTGCACGCGATCATCGGTCCCAACGGCAGCGGCAAGTCCACCCTGCTCGACCTCATGGCCGGACACCACGCCCATGCGGGGGAAATCCTCCTCAACGACAGGCCGGTCCGCAGCCACACCGCATCGCAGTTCGCCCGCCTCGCCGCAATGGTGCCGCAACAGTTCGATTTCAATTTTCCGTTCACTGTTTTCGATGCCGTACTCATGGGACGTCATCCGCACATCCCCCGTTTCAACCGCCCATCCGAAACAGACATCGACATGGTTCGCTCCGCCCTCAAGTGCATGGACCTTGCGGCTCTCGCGAACCGCACTCTTGCCGAGCTTTCAGGCGGCGAAAGACAACGAACCGTCTTTGCCCGCGCACTGGCACAGAACACGCCTGCGCTGTTGCTTGACGAGCCGACTTCAAGTATGGACATCCGGCATGCCTTGTCAGCCATGTCCGAACTTCGAGAGCTGGCCCGAACGGGCCGGACCGTGATCGCCGTACTCCACGACCTCAATCTGGCCGCATCCTACAGCGACCGCATCATCATCCTGAAGGAAGGACAGGTGCATGCAGCGGGACAACCCGCCGACGTGCTGACACCTGAAACCATACAGGCCGTTTTCGGCGTTGCCGCGACCATCTCCCGGCAGCCGGAATCCGGCACCCTGTCCATATCCTACAAAACCGAGGACTCTCTCTGA
- a CDS encoding sirohydrochlorin cobaltochelatase: MKTAIVLAAFGSRNKNALTALNHIVERVENAYPDMPVRVAYTSKAIRGHMKKAGEEVDSVPQALDRLLAEGVTHVTVQSLHLVPGMEFHELLSLANELMLRDGGFTRVEVGFPLVAGEHDIETVSESILSIGLEGKSDHDAVLFMGHGTRHDGSIYYEALHRAFQERDATVHMGVMEHQEEAGIDVIIDRFKKEGVQKAYLLPFLFGAGWHVARDMVGDEEHSWKSQLEAAGIECEAVLKGAGEYDRLVDIWLHHLDDAMRRLTRC, translated from the coding sequence ATGAAAACAGCCATAGTCCTCGCCGCGTTCGGCTCCCGCAACAAGAACGCCCTGACCGCTCTCAATCACATCGTCGAACGGGTCGAGAACGCGTACCCGGATATGCCCGTGCGCGTGGCTTACACCTCCAAGGCCATTCGGGGCCACATGAAAAAAGCGGGTGAGGAAGTCGATTCCGTGCCGCAGGCCCTTGACCGGCTCCTTGCCGAAGGGGTGACCCATGTGACCGTGCAGTCCTTGCACCTCGTTCCCGGCATGGAATTCCATGAACTCCTGAGTCTGGCCAACGAGCTCATGCTGCGGGACGGCGGGTTCACCCGTGTCGAAGTAGGATTCCCTCTCGTGGCGGGCGAGCACGACATCGAGACCGTCAGCGAATCCATTCTTTCCATCGGCCTTGAAGGCAAAAGTGATCACGACGCCGTGCTTTTCATGGGCCACGGCACCCGGCACGACGGCAGCATCTATTACGAAGCCCTGCACCGCGCCTTTCAGGAACGGGACGCAACCGTTCACATGGGGGTCATGGAACATCAGGAAGAAGCTGGCATCGACGTCATCATCGACCGTTTCAAGAAAGAAGGCGTCCAAAAGGCCTACCTGCTCCCCTTCCTTTTCGGCGCTGGCTGGCACGTTGCCCGGGACATGGTGGGCGACGAAGAGCACAGTTGGAAATCACAGCTTGAAGCCGCAGGCATCGAGTGTGAGGCCGTGCTCAAGGGAGCGGGAGAATATGACCGCCTCGTGGACATCTGGCTTCACCATCTCGACGACGCCATGCGCCGCTTGACCCGCTGCTAA